From the Orenia metallireducens genome, one window contains:
- a CDS encoding CAP domain-containing protein — protein sequence MNKHFEDPDMIYPGDKVYIPNLNTTRLQALRDRLTKYRRPETQKPEMDNNMNQKPQTPQEDMNMPEDTPQQETPQQDQAPAADASISALEQEVVRLVNVERQKQGLQPYKHNSQVSNIARRKSEDMRDKKYFSHQSPTYGSPFEMLNQFGVEFTAAGENIAKGQQTAAAVMNSWMNSPGHRKNILSEKFTEIGVGLAKDANGTTYWTQMFIRP from the coding sequence ATGAATAAACATTTTGAAGACCCTGATATGATCTATCCTGGAGATAAAGTTTATATCCCTAATCTTAATACAACTAGGTTACAAGCATTAAGAGATAGACTTACTAAATATAGAAGACCAGAAACTCAAAAACCTGAGATGGACAATAATATGAATCAAAAACCACAAACACCTCAAGAAGATATGAATATGCCTGAAGACACACCACAACAAGAGACTCCTCAACAAGATCAAGCTCCAGCAGCAGATGCAAGCATCAGTGCTCTGGAACAAGAAGTGGTTAGATTAGTAAATGTAGAGAGACAAAAACAGGGATTACAACCCTATAAACATAACTCTCAAGTCTCCAATATTGCAAGGCGTAAATCAGAGGATATGCGTGATAAAAAATACTTCAGTCATCAATCACCAACTTATGGTTCTCCTTTTGAGATGCTAAATCAATTTGGTGTAGAATTTACTGCTGCTGGTGAAAATATTGCCAAAGGTCAACAGACAGCAGCGGCAGTAATGAATAGTTGGATGAACTCTCCTGGACATCGCAAAAATATTCTAAGTGAAAAGTTTACTGAAATTGGTGTAGGTCTAGCTAAAGACGCAAATGGAACAACATATTGGACACAAATGTTTATTAGACCTTGA
- a CDS encoding DNA internalization-related competence protein ComEC/Rec2, with protein MLIKLNRPLLEVFILLVLGLTVGNYFLLDIISLNLLEGLAIVLVFIASYLWKQRSAKVKVIIYFLIFLLGFIYLQSVELSWQKDSLGEIIGNKVKLVAKVIRIVDKGYRKEYLLTDIRGVDRDIYSNKEVLLSTYKIDPKLRYGDIIEVDTKLELAKSQSNPGGFSYRKYLKQQGIYGIAKVNSYEDIRVIANRANFIIRTLFNLRQRITVLIEEYFPQPYNYILEALLLGDKSLLPDKIEDNFRKLGLSHLLVISGFHIGLISYLLYLIGNRLKFSKRLNLIFSLIFLTFYLIITGCQLPSLRAVLLIFLVLLGNYLERRVDIYNLLAGVGIVIVLINPFSLFTVSFQLSFGAVVAISYLTPIISNYLPLKNDKLNNLISGSLAAQLGLLPILIYYFYEISLLSVLSNLLIMPLISLVLWLGVFFILLALIKITIIAKLFAIIIRVVLFLVLRIVNMIVENFVTVLLVGKQAIVTIVLYYLIVYSLVKVLKPNLIPYSKNYKLHGKLIILIIVLMLIVQLGFSDVNGLKIIILSVGNGDGIYLETPSHQRILIDGGEDGREIIAYLKSRGVRSLDMVFISHFHADHVGGIIELIKEVRVDRIFYPPILEEDEISKKFFKLAKKKRIEVIKLFKGDNVKASQVEFKVLGPELPLINESPANNNSLVLKLIYKEFKVLFTGDLEVEGEERLLANGANLSSIILKVGHHGSDTSSSISFIDKVNPVLAIISVGRNNYGHPSRKIIKRFGKRGVKVLRTDYSGAVTLWTDGQRYNYQKFLLNK; from the coding sequence TTGCTTATTAAACTCAATCGTCCCTTGCTTGAAGTATTTATTTTACTGGTATTAGGTTTGACTGTAGGAAATTATTTCTTATTAGATATTATTTCTCTAAATCTATTAGAGGGACTTGCTATCGTTTTAGTGTTTATTGCAAGTTATCTTTGGAAGCAGAGGTCAGCTAAGGTTAAAGTTATTATCTATTTTTTAATATTCTTATTGGGTTTTATTTATCTACAATCTGTAGAGTTAAGTTGGCAGAAGGATAGCTTAGGTGAAATAATAGGCAATAAGGTTAAACTAGTAGCTAAGGTTATAAGAATAGTGGATAAAGGTTATAGAAAGGAGTATCTTCTTACTGATATTAGGGGTGTTGATAGAGATATTTATAGTAATAAAGAGGTATTATTATCTACTTACAAGATAGACCCAAAGTTGCGATATGGTGATATAATCGAGGTTGATACTAAGCTAGAGTTAGCTAAGTCTCAAAGCAACCCCGGAGGATTCTCCTATCGTAAGTACTTAAAACAACAGGGGATTTATGGGATTGCAAAGGTGAATAGTTATGAAGATATTAGAGTTATAGCCAATAGAGCCAATTTTATAATAAGGACTTTATTTAATTTAAGGCAAAGAATTACAGTTTTAATTGAGGAATATTTTCCTCAACCTTATAATTATATTCTAGAAGCATTACTCTTAGGTGATAAATCTTTGTTGCCAGATAAAATAGAGGATAACTTTAGAAAGCTTGGCTTAAGCCACCTATTAGTTATCTCAGGATTTCATATTGGCTTGATAAGTTATCTGCTTTATTTAATCGGAAACAGGCTAAAGTTTTCTAAAAGATTGAACCTAATATTTAGTCTTATTTTTCTAACCTTCTACTTAATTATCACAGGTTGCCAACTGCCCAGTTTACGAGCTGTGCTACTAATTTTTTTAGTTCTACTAGGAAATTATTTAGAGAGAAGGGTAGATATCTATAATCTATTAGCTGGTGTAGGGATTGTTATAGTCTTGATTAATCCCTTTAGCCTATTTACAGTAAGCTTTCAGTTATCCTTTGGAGCGGTAGTAGCGATTAGTTATTTGACTCCTATTATCTCTAATTATTTACCACTCAAGAATGATAAGTTGAATAATTTAATTTCAGGATCTTTAGCAGCACAACTGGGATTATTACCGATATTAATTTATTATTTTTATGAAATTTCATTATTAAGTGTACTAAGTAATTTACTAATTATGCCTTTAATCAGTTTGGTTTTATGGCTTGGCGTCTTCTTTATTCTGCTTGCTTTAATTAAGATAACTATCATTGCTAAATTATTTGCTATTATAATTAGGGTAGTATTATTTCTGGTTTTAAGGATAGTTAATATGATAGTAGAGAATTTTGTTACTGTCTTATTAGTAGGAAAGCAAGCTATAGTTACAATAGTCCTTTATTACCTTATTGTTTATTCTTTAGTTAAAGTTTTAAAACCTAATTTAATTCCCTATAGCAAGAATTATAAATTACATGGTAAGCTTATTATTTTGATTATTGTTCTAATGTTAATTGTGCAATTAGGTTTTAGTGATGTTAATGGCTTAAAGATAATCATCTTATCTGTAGGAAATGGTGATGGAATTTATTTAGAAACTCCATCACATCAGAGAATTTTAATAGATGGTGGAGAAGATGGTAGAGAAATTATAGCATATCTAAAGTCTAGAGGTGTTAGAAGTTTGGACATGGTCTTTATATCCCATTTTCATGCTGACCATGTAGGTGGAATCATTGAATTAATTAAAGAGGTTAGAGTTGATAGAATCTTCTATCCACCAATATTAGAGGAAGATGAGATATCAAAAAAGTTCTTCAAGTTAGCAAAAAAGAAGAGAATAGAGGTCATTAAATTATTTAAAGGTGATAATGTTAAAGCTTCTCAAGTTGAATTTAAGGTGTTAGGTCCAGAGTTACCATTAATCAATGAAAGTCCAGCAAATAATAACTCTCTGGTCTTGAAACTGATTTATAAAGAATTTAAAGTATTATTCACAGGTGATTTAGAAGTGGAAGGAGAAGAGAGATTATTAGCCAATGGTGCTAATCTGAGCAGTATAATTTTAAAGGTAGGGCACCATGGGAGTGATACCTCAAGCTCTATAAGCTTTATTGATAAAGTTAACCCAGTTTTAGCGATTATTTCAGTTGGTAGGAATAATTATGGTCATCCTAGTAGGAAGATAATTAAAAGGTTTGGCAAAAGAGGAGTAAAGGTATTAAGAACAGATTATTCTGGAGCTGTTACTTTGTGGACTGATGGGCAGAGGTATAACTATCAAAAATTTTTATTAAATAAATAA
- a CDS encoding helix-hairpin-helix domain-containing protein, producing the protein MLRICKKEDYILLVLIIAIILATLLLFFKTRSFNTEDTIQIKRSSAREEILSKEERVETKRSYHKEEPRKTNALIVQLGGAVKNPGVYKCQVGERIYQLVEKAGGVSAEANLDSINLVDEVKDGEKIIIPFNNATKVAASLPAPKATNKVNINTANKEGLQQLKGVGPSTAEKIIKYRQNQGGFSSIEELTNVPGIGPKTLEKLKSQIAY; encoded by the coding sequence ATGCTTAGAATTTGTAAGAAAGAAGATTATATCCTATTGGTGTTGATTATTGCGATTATTCTGGCTACTCTGTTATTATTCTTCAAGACTAGAAGCTTCAATACTGAAGATACTATTCAAATTAAAAGAAGTTCTGCAAGAGAAGAAATACTTAGCAAGGAAGAAAGGGTGGAAACTAAAAGGAGCTATCATAAAGAAGAGCCTAGAAAAACTAATGCTTTGATAGTACAGCTAGGTGGGGCTGTCAAAAATCCAGGAGTATATAAATGCCAAGTGGGAGAAAGAATCTATCAATTAGTAGAGAAGGCAGGAGGAGTTAGTGCTGAGGCAAATTTAGATAGTATAAATCTAGTTGATGAGGTTAAGGATGGAGAGAAAATTATTATACCTTTCAATAATGCTACTAAAGTAGCTGCTAGCCTACCAGCTCCCAAAGCTACTAATAAGGTAAATATTAATACTGCTAATAAAGAAGGATTACAACAATTAAAGGGAGTAGGTCCCTCGACGGCTGAGAAGATTATTAAATATCGACAAAATCAGGGAGGGTTTAGTAGTATAGAAGAACTAACTAACGTTCCTGGAATAGGACCTAAGACTTTGGAGAAACTCAAAAGTCAGATTGCTTATTAA
- the leuS gene encoding leucine--tRNA ligase, translating into MKGRYDYKNVEPKWQQNWEETQLYKSEITKAPKYYVLEMFPYPSGNLHMGHVRNYSLGDVFARYKRMEGYNVLHPMGWDSFGLPAENAAIKHGIHPNSWTWDNIANMRKQFKMLGLSYDWDREVATCHPDYYKWTQWLFLELYKEGLAYKKKANVNWCPSCQTVLANEQVVNGECERCDSEVVDKDLEQWFFKITDYAEELLNDHKLLKNWPERVKTMQNNWIGRSEGAQIKFKIKDSDEEIEVFTTRPDTIFGATYMVLAPEHPLVKKLVTGTDKEEEVMSFIAKMKEQDEEERTGSDAEKLGVDTGIKAINPLTDEEIPVMIANYVLMGYGTGAIMAVPAHDQRDFEFAKKYDLEIKVVVQGEEELNGRDLTEAYTEKGKIVNSDFLNGLNFEKAFAEIVAYLEEEGIGKKEVNYRLRDWLISRQRYWGTPIPMVYCDDCGVVPVPAEDLPVELPTNVEFTGQGQSPLANVEDFVNTTCPECSKAAKREVDTMDTFVDSSWYYIRYTCPELSDKIVDKDRANYWMNVDQYIGGIEHAILHLLYARFFMKFMSDQGLVDYKEPFDNLLTQGMVLLDGAKMSKSKGNIVDPMEILENYGADVARLFILFAAPPERDLDWSDEGVEGAERFLNRVWRLVSEHSNDLKVATDEYSLDNKLEKELHRQLHVAIKSVTVDIAERQQFNTAISSIMELVNATYKYLNEVDSEEINYSLYREVVETIILLLAPFAPHMTEELWSELGYKESVHLQSWPEYDEEATKKDEITIVVQVNGKVRDKVEVAADIDPEELKGIVKEQEKVQEYLEDKTIIKEIVVPKRLVNIVVK; encoded by the coding sequence ATGAAAGGAAGATATGATTACAAAAATGTTGAGCCAAAATGGCAACAAAATTGGGAAGAGACTCAACTATATAAGAGTGAAATTACTAAAGCACCTAAGTATTATGTCTTAGAGATGTTTCCTTATCCATCTGGTAATTTACATATGGGGCATGTTAGAAATTATTCTTTAGGTGATGTTTTTGCTCGGTACAAAAGAATGGAAGGGTATAACGTATTGCATCCAATGGGCTGGGACTCCTTTGGACTTCCTGCTGAGAATGCAGCAATTAAGCATGGTATTCATCCTAATAGTTGGACTTGGGATAATATTGCTAATATGAGAAAGCAGTTTAAGATGTTAGGTTTAAGCTATGATTGGGATAGAGAGGTAGCTACTTGCCATCCTGACTATTATAAATGGACTCAATGGTTGTTCTTAGAGCTATATAAAGAAGGGCTAGCTTATAAGAAGAAGGCAAATGTTAACTGGTGTCCAAGCTGTCAAACAGTACTTGCTAATGAGCAGGTAGTTAATGGAGAGTGTGAACGTTGTGATAGTGAGGTAGTAGATAAAGACTTAGAACAATGGTTCTTTAAGATTACTGATTATGCAGAAGAGCTATTAAATGACCATAAATTATTGAAGAATTGGCCAGAACGGGTTAAGACGATGCAGAATAACTGGATTGGTCGTAGTGAAGGTGCTCAAATTAAATTCAAGATAAAGGATAGTGATGAAGAGATAGAGGTATTTACTACTCGGCCTGATACTATCTTTGGTGCTACATATATGGTATTGGCTCCTGAGCATCCATTGGTTAAGAAGTTAGTAACTGGTACTGATAAAGAAGAGGAAGTTATGAGCTTTATTGCTAAAATGAAGGAGCAAGATGAAGAAGAGAGAACTGGATCTGATGCTGAGAAATTGGGTGTAGATACAGGAATTAAAGCTATCAACCCTCTAACTGATGAAGAGATTCCAGTTATGATTGCAAATTATGTATTAATGGGATATGGAACTGGGGCTATTATGGCAGTGCCTGCTCATGACCAACGTGACTTTGAATTTGCTAAGAAGTATGATTTAGAGATTAAGGTTGTAGTTCAAGGAGAAGAAGAATTAAATGGAAGAGATTTGACTGAAGCTTATACAGAGAAGGGTAAGATTGTTAACTCTGACTTCTTAAATGGATTGAACTTTGAAAAAGCCTTTGCTGAGATTGTTGCTTATCTAGAAGAAGAGGGTATTGGTAAGAAGGAGGTTAATTATCGTTTAAGAGATTGGTTAATCTCTCGTCAAAGATACTGGGGGACTCCTATTCCAATGGTTTATTGTGATGATTGTGGAGTTGTGCCAGTACCAGCAGAGGATTTACCAGTAGAATTACCTACTAATGTAGAGTTCACAGGGCAAGGTCAATCACCGTTAGCCAATGTAGAAGACTTTGTTAATACTACTTGTCCAGAGTGTAGTAAAGCTGCTAAGCGAGAAGTAGATACAATGGATACTTTCGTTGATTCTTCTTGGTATTATATAAGATATACTTGCCCAGAATTATCTGATAAGATCGTTGATAAAGATAGAGCAAATTACTGGATGAATGTAGACCAGTATATTGGTGGAATTGAACATGCAATCTTACACTTGCTTTATGCGAGATTCTTCATGAAATTTATGAGTGACCAAGGGTTAGTTGACTATAAAGAGCCTTTTGATAACTTATTGACTCAAGGTATGGTCTTATTAGATGGTGCTAAGATGTCTAAATCTAAAGGGAATATCGTTGATCCTATGGAGATTTTAGAGAACTATGGTGCTGATGTAGCTAGATTATTTATCCTATTTGCTGCTCCACCAGAGAGAGATTTAGACTGGAGTGACGAGGGAGTTGAGGGTGCTGAACGCTTCTTAAATCGTGTTTGGAGATTGGTATCTGAGCATAGTAATGATCTTAAGGTAGCTACTGACGAATATTCATTAGACAATAAGTTAGAAAAAGAGTTACACCGCCAGTTACATGTGGCAATTAAGAGTGTAACTGTAGATATTGCAGAGCGTCAACAGTTCAATACTGCTATCAGTTCAATTATGGAGCTAGTTAATGCAACTTATAAGTATTTAAATGAAGTAGATAGTGAAGAGATAAATTATTCATTATATAGAGAGGTTGTAGAGACTATTATCTTATTATTAGCTCCCTTTGCACCACATATGACTGAAGAGTTATGGTCAGAGCTAGGATATAAGGAGAGTGTCCATCTACAGAGCTGGCCAGAATATGATGAGGAGGCTACTAAGAAGGATGAAATCACAATCGTTGTCCAAGTTAATGGTAAGGTAAGGGATAAGGTTGAAGTTGCTGCTGATATCGACCCTGAAGAGCTAAAAGGAATCGTTAAGGAGCAAGAGAAGGTACAAGAGTACCTTGAAGATAAGACAATCATTAAAGAAATTGTTGTTCCTAAGAGATTGGTTAATATTGTTGTAAAGTAG
- the rsfS gene encoding ribosome silencing factor, whose translation MNTEELAKKVAEAADDKKAEDIKVLDMRGVSILADYFIICSGAADTQVRAIINSVEDALEAEGVYVKNKEGIDEGRWAVLDYADVIVHVFHKDERDHYQLEKLWGDATEVTWQK comes from the coding sequence ATCAACACAGAAGAATTGGCAAAAAAGGTTGCTGAAGCTGCAGATGATAAAAAGGCAGAAGATATTAAGGTCTTAGATATGAGAGGAGTCTCTATTTTAGCAGATTACTTTATTATCTGTAGTGGAGCAGCCGATACACAAGTTAGAGCTATTATCAATTCTGTTGAAGATGCCCTTGAAGCTGAAGGGGTATATGTTAAAAATAAAGAAGGTATCGATGAAGGGAGATGGGCGGTCTTAGATTATGCTGATGTTATTGTCCATGTCTTCCACAAAGATGAAAGAGATCATTATCAATTAGAGAAATTATGGGGAGATGCCACAGAGGTTACTTGGCAGAAGTAA
- a CDS encoding LCP family protein — protein sequence MSLKTKVTKFVLLALVICLVVVGAGLLTFSFMLNRTTKVEESNESNSTPIVKENDLDDNKLNILLLGSDSKYKGHTRADTIIIASIDLSEQKVGIISIPRDTRVKLADRNSYNKINAAYSYDGVELTQRSIEDLLQIKIDHYLQVDYQGFIDMVNTLDGIEIEIEKDLYYVDQADNLYIDLKAGRRKLYGEDALSYVRFRHDALGDLGRIERQQKFLKAALDKILDVKTLLKAPELVKDFSQNVKTDLGLSKMLKLASFIPNFSLEEIEMVMLPGEPKYIGGVSYWLPHKEETRVLVNTLIRDKSYLNHKELQLVILNGSGQQGIANNVAGLLEKQGYFIKRVGNADRFNYSKTTIVAPQEQLANLEDLSNYLKSELIVGEEPEIKIIIGQDIDHIRAKQGIMS from the coding sequence ATGTCCCTAAAAACTAAGGTGACAAAATTTGTTCTGTTGGCTTTAGTCATCTGTTTGGTAGTTGTAGGGGCAGGTCTATTAACTTTTAGCTTTATGTTAAATAGAACAACTAAAGTAGAAGAGTCTAATGAGAGTAATTCAACTCCTATAGTAAAGGAGAATGATTTAGATGATAATAAACTAAATATTCTCCTCTTGGGTTCTGACTCAAAATATAAAGGTCATACTCGGGCTGATACTATCATAATTGCTAGTATTGATTTATCAGAGCAGAAGGTAGGGATTATTTCTATTCCTAGAGATACGAGGGTAAAGCTAGCAGATCGTAATAGTTATAATAAGATTAATGCTGCTTATTCTTATGATGGGGTAGAGCTGACTCAGAGAAGTATAGAGGATTTATTACAAATTAAGATTGACCATTATTTACAGGTCGATTATCAAGGTTTTATAGATATGGTCAATACCTTAGATGGTATAGAAATAGAGATAGAGAAGGATCTTTATTATGTAGATCAAGCTGATAATCTCTATATTGATTTGAAAGCCGGAAGGAGAAAGTTATATGGTGAGGATGCCCTATCTTATGTACGCTTTAGACATGATGCTTTAGGTGATCTTGGTAGAATTGAAAGGCAACAGAAGTTCTTGAAGGCAGCATTAGATAAGATTTTAGATGTTAAGACTTTACTCAAGGCTCCAGAATTGGTTAAAGATTTTAGTCAAAATGTTAAGACTGACTTAGGTCTAAGTAAGATGTTAAAATTAGCATCTTTTATTCCTAATTTCAGTCTAGAAGAGATTGAAATGGTAATGTTGCCAGGGGAACCTAAGTATATTGGTGGAGTCAGCTACTGGCTACCCCATAAAGAGGAAACTAGAGTACTAGTTAATACTTTAATCAGAGATAAATCTTATTTAAATCATAAAGAGCTACAATTGGTTATTTTAAATGGAAGTGGTCAACAAGGAATAGCTAATAATGTTGCTGGTTTATTAGAAAAGCAAGGCTATTTTATTAAGAGGGTAGGAAATGCTGACCGTTTTAATTATTCTAAGACTACAATTGTTGCTCCTCAAGAGCAATTAGCTAATCTAGAGGACTTATCTAATTATCTAAAGAGTGAATTAATTGTAGGAGAAGAACCAGAGATTAAGATAATTATAGGTCAAGATATAGACCATATTAGAGCAAAACAAGGAATTATGAGTTGA
- the yqeK gene encoding bis(5'-nucleosyl)-tetraphosphatase (symmetrical) YqeK encodes MTENQAIERLSTMIGEKRLKHTLGVRDTAIELAKEHNVDVEKARWAALLHDCAKKISNNLLLQRAEEFGIVIDDICKRVPALLHAPVGAEIAKREFGIDDEDILNAISLHTLGHKDMTTLDKIIFLADYIEPNRDCKAINQLREDIEGKSLDEAIQMACENTIKYNLEEGRVIHPQSIELRNSLISD; translated from the coding sequence ATGACTGAAAACCAAGCAATAGAAAGACTATCAACAATGATTGGTGAGAAGAGGTTAAAGCATACTTTGGGAGTCAGAGATACTGCCATTGAGCTTGCTAAAGAGCATAATGTTGATGTTGAGAAAGCAAGGTGGGCTGCCCTATTACATGATTGTGCTAAGAAAATATCCAATAATCTCCTATTGCAAAGAGCAGAGGAGTTTGGTATAGTGATAGATGATATTTGTAAAAGGGTTCCTGCTTTATTGCATGCTCCTGTAGGGGCTGAGATTGCCAAAAGGGAGTTTGGAATTGATGATGAAGATATTTTAAATGCAATCTCTTTGCATACTTTAGGTCATAAAGATATGACCACTCTAGATAAGATTATATTCTTAGCTGATTATATTGAGCCTAATAGGGACTGTAAAGCAATTAATCAGTTAAGAGAAGATATAGAAGGTAAGTCATTAGATGAAGCTATACAGATGGCTTGTGAGAATACAATCAAGTATAATTTAGAAGAGGGTAGGGTTATTCACCCTCAAAGTATTGAATTAAGGAATTCATTAATTAGTGATTAG